From Pseudomonas sp. FP2335, the proteins below share one genomic window:
- the gspD gene encoding type II secretion system secretin GspD: MIDTLRTTAFCLATAVSLGGCGSLPDHLDADDALMHEAMQGTGSQRPPLDPASEPAVAADTQQAKAAPQRQLIRGNQQFVRPPTAAAAAQQGGGDIVFNFADQPIEAVINSVMGDLLHENYSIAQGVKGNVSFSTSKPVNKQQALSILETLLSWTDNAMIKQGNRYVILPANQAVAGKLVPQMRVAQPSNGLSARLFPLRYISATEMQKLLKPFARENAFLLVDPARNVLSLAGTPEELANYQDTIDTFDVDWLKGMSVGVFGLQRASVAELMPELQKMFGPDSGMPLAGMVRFLPIERTNSVVAISSQPQYLSEVGDWIHTIDEGGGNEPQMYVYDVRNMKATDLAKYLRQIYGTGAIKDDAPAKVAPGLRTATLSSPGTNSTSGSTPGGLSNNLNNNPSVADDEEQAPESDQDNPEQGATEDAPAKSLDAGTRITAQKSSNQLLVRTRPVQWKEIESAIKRLDNPPLQVQIETRILEVKLSGELDLGVQWYLGRLAGNSASTTVANTAGSQGALGGGGAGLGATDSLFYSFVSSNLQVALHALETNGRTQVLSAPSLVVMNNQPAQIQVGDNIPISQTTVNTGTSDTTLSSVEYVQTGVILDVVPRINPGGLVYMDIQQQVSDAETQAASDTQSNPRISTRSVSTQVAVQSGQTVLLGGLIKQDNAESVSAVPYLGKIPGLRWLFGNTSKSKDRTELIVLITPRVITSGSQARQVTDDYRQQMQLLRPSN, translated from the coding sequence TTGATCGATACATTGCGTACCACCGCGTTTTGCCTGGCCACTGCCGTTTCCCTTGGTGGCTGCGGCTCACTGCCCGACCACCTCGACGCCGATGACGCGCTCATGCACGAGGCGATGCAGGGCACCGGCTCACAACGTCCGCCGCTGGACCCGGCCAGTGAGCCGGCGGTAGCGGCCGACACCCAACAGGCCAAGGCTGCGCCGCAGCGCCAGTTGATCCGTGGCAACCAGCAATTCGTGCGCCCACCCACGGCCGCGGCAGCAGCGCAGCAGGGCGGCGGCGACATCGTGTTCAACTTCGCCGACCAGCCCATCGAAGCGGTGATCAACAGCGTGATGGGCGACCTGCTGCACGAGAACTACAGCATCGCCCAGGGTGTGAAAGGCAACGTCAGTTTTTCCACCTCCAAACCGGTGAACAAGCAGCAGGCGCTGTCGATCCTCGAGACCCTGTTGTCCTGGACCGACAACGCGATGATCAAACAGGGCAACCGTTATGTGATCCTGCCCGCCAACCAGGCTGTGGCGGGCAAGCTGGTGCCGCAGATGCGTGTTGCGCAGCCGTCCAATGGTTTGTCGGCGCGGCTGTTCCCGCTGCGCTACATTTCCGCCACCGAGATGCAGAAACTGCTCAAGCCCTTCGCCCGGGAAAATGCCTTCCTGCTGGTGGACCCGGCGCGCAACGTGCTGAGCCTGGCGGGTACGCCGGAGGAGTTGGCCAACTACCAGGACACCATCGACACCTTTGATGTGGATTGGCTCAAAGGCATGTCGGTGGGCGTGTTCGGCTTGCAGCGCGCGTCGGTGGCCGAGTTGATGCCCGAGCTGCAAAAGATGTTCGGCCCCGACAGTGGCATGCCGTTGGCCGGCATGGTGCGCTTCCTGCCAATCGAACGGACCAACTCGGTGGTGGCGATCTCGTCGCAGCCGCAGTACCTCAGTGAGGTCGGTGACTGGATTCATACCATCGACGAAGGCGGCGGCAACGAGCCGCAGATGTACGTGTACGACGTGCGCAACATGAAGGCCACCGACCTCGCCAAATACCTGCGGCAGATCTACGGTACCGGCGCGATCAAGGATGACGCCCCGGCCAAGGTCGCGCCGGGCTTGCGCACGGCGACCCTGTCGTCGCCAGGCACCAACAGCACGTCGGGCAGCACGCCCGGCGGCCTGAGCAACAATCTGAACAACAACCCGTCTGTTGCCGATGATGAGGAGCAGGCACCCGAGTCCGACCAGGACAATCCCGAGCAGGGCGCCACTGAGGACGCCCCGGCCAAAAGCCTCGACGCCGGCACCCGCATCACCGCGCAGAAGAGCAGCAACCAATTGCTGGTACGCACGCGTCCGGTGCAATGGAAAGAAATCGAATCGGCGATCAAGCGCCTCGACAACCCGCCGCTGCAAGTGCAGATCGAGACGCGCATTCTCGAGGTCAAGCTCAGCGGTGAACTGGACCTTGGGGTGCAGTGGTACCTGGGGCGCCTGGCGGGCAATTCCGCCAGCACCACCGTGGCCAACACCGCCGGCAGCCAAGGCGCCCTGGGCGGCGGCGGGGCAGGGCTGGGGGCGACGGATTCGTTGTTCTACTCGTTTGTCAGCTCCAACCTGCAAGTGGCCTTGCATGCGTTGGAAACCAACGGCCGCACCCAGGTGCTGTCAGCGCCCTCGCTGGTGGTGATGAACAACCAGCCGGCGCAGATCCAGGTGGGCGACAACATTCCCATCAGCCAGACCACGGTGAACACCGGCACCTCGGACACCACCCTGAGCAGCGTCGAATACGTCCAGACCGGGGTGATCCTCGACGTGGTGCCACGGATCAACCCGGGTGGCCTGGTGTACATGGACATTCAGCAGCAGGTCAGCGATGCCGAGACCCAAGCGGCCAGCGACACGCAGAGCAACCCGCGCATCTCCACGCGCTCGGTCTCCACCCAGGTGGCGGTACAGAGTGGCCAGACCGTGCTGCTCGGCGGCTTGATCAAGCAGGACAACGCCGAATCCGTGAGTGCGGTGCCCTACCTCGGCAAAATCCCCGGCTTGCGCTGGTTGTTCGGCAACACCAGCAAGTCCAAGGACCGTACCGAGCTGATTGTGCTGATCACACCAAGGGTGATAACCAGCGGCAGCCAGGCGCGGCAGGTGACGGATGATTATCGTCAGCAGATGCAGTTGCTGCGGCCGTCCAATTGA
- a CDS encoding general secretion pathway protein GspN yields the protein MIPVLRPIEWGLLGLSAALGLLMLGILSSIGDAPQWLPAPAPSARSTAAAKVLAAPQASLESLAGTWQAPLFSPDRSPDRAVGQAQASSLSSLVLTGIVLDGELRVALLKPLDGPALKIHQGQALPNGWRLEHLTPREAHFALDGRTQTLSLKALRLPPPSTTPPITLPHEPTP from the coding sequence ATGATTCCGGTATTGCGCCCCATCGAGTGGGGCTTGCTGGGGTTGTCGGCGGCATTGGGCCTGTTGATGCTCGGCATTTTGAGCAGCATCGGCGACGCGCCGCAGTGGCTGCCGGCACCCGCGCCGAGCGCGCGCAGCACCGCGGCGGCCAAGGTGCTGGCCGCCCCGCAGGCGAGCCTGGAAAGCCTGGCCGGCACCTGGCAGGCGCCGTTGTTCAGCCCCGATCGCAGCCCTGATCGCGCGGTTGGCCAGGCGCAGGCGTCGAGCCTGTCGAGCCTGGTGTTGACCGGCATTGTTCTCGACGGCGAGCTGCGCGTGGCGCTGCTCAAGCCGCTCGACGGCCCCGCGCTGAAAATCCACCAAGGCCAGGCCCTGCCCAACGGCTGGCGCCTGGAACACCTGACACCCCGCGAAGCGCACTTCGCCCTCGATGGCCGCACGCAAACCTTGAGCCTCAAGGCCCTGCGTCTGCCACCGCCATCGACCACCCCCCCGATTACTCTTCCTCACGAGCCCACCCCTTGA
- the gspM gene encoding type II secretion system protein GspM: MRRPLTPRERRGAALLVLALVLGATYWLLIDSWFAGPLRDMGERAEQLREQQQRYAGLLQQGASLREQLEQARQDPASSTSLLPGDDPSAVAADLMQRVADLISSQASLGGGCKLTQRMPITPEQDDSEPYRQVKVSLTLDCAIEPLTAILHALEYQRPFLFVDEMSIRRRADAPASGGAGKLVVHLLVRGYLQPAGAGQVAR; this comes from the coding sequence AACGTCGCGGCGCCGCGCTGTTGGTGCTGGCCCTGGTGCTGGGCGCGACGTATTGGCTGTTGATCGACAGCTGGTTCGCCGGCCCGCTGCGCGACATGGGCGAGCGCGCCGAGCAACTGCGCGAACAGCAGCAACGTTACGCCGGGCTGTTGCAGCAGGGCGCGTCGTTGCGTGAGCAATTGGAGCAGGCGCGCCAGGACCCGGCGAGCAGCACCAGCCTGTTGCCCGGTGACGACCCCAGTGCCGTGGCCGCCGACTTGATGCAACGCGTCGCCGACCTGATCAGCAGCCAGGCCAGCCTCGGCGGCGGCTGCAAGTTGACCCAGCGCATGCCGATCACCCCGGAGCAGGACGACAGCGAGCCGTACCGCCAGGTCAAGGTCAGCCTGACCCTGGACTGCGCCATCGAACCGCTGACCGCCATCTTGCATGCACTGGAATACCAGCGGCCGTTCCTGTTCGTGGATGAAATGAGCATCCGCCGCCGCGCCGATGCGCCGGCCAGCGGTGGCGCCGGGAAGCTGGTGGTGCACCTGCTGGTGCGCGGTTATCTGCAACCGGCTGGCGCCGGGCAGGTGGCCCGATGA